One window from the genome of Amycolatopsis sp. NBC_01480 encodes:
- a CDS encoding aminodeoxychorismate/anthranilate synthase component II, producing MRVLVVDNYDSFVYNLVQYLAQLGADCTVWRNDVVDLERVPEFDAVLVSPGPGTPERAGQSIDVIAKCAETRTPMLGVCLGHQALGVHFGATVDRAPELLHGKTSQVRHTGAGVLAGLPDDFTATRYHSLTVLPETIPEDVFEITGRTESGVVMGMRHRSLPLEGVQFHPESVLTEGGHRLLATWLASAGHPVDPQLVDELERATQVLQKAAAA from the coding sequence ATGCGTGTACTCGTCGTCGACAACTACGACAGCTTCGTCTACAACCTCGTCCAGTACCTGGCGCAGCTCGGCGCCGACTGCACGGTGTGGCGCAACGACGTGGTCGACCTCGAGCGCGTCCCCGAGTTCGACGCGGTGCTCGTCTCGCCCGGCCCCGGCACACCCGAGCGCGCCGGCCAGAGCATCGACGTGATCGCGAAGTGCGCCGAGACGCGCACGCCCATGCTCGGGGTTTGCCTTGGCCACCAAGCACTCGGCGTGCACTTCGGCGCCACTGTGGACCGGGCGCCGGAGCTGCTGCACGGCAAGACCAGCCAGGTCCGCCACACCGGCGCCGGCGTGCTCGCCGGGCTGCCGGACGACTTCACCGCCACCCGCTACCACTCGCTCACCGTGCTGCCGGAGACGATCCCCGAGGACGTCTTCGAGATCACCGGCCGCACCGAGTCCGGCGTGGTGATGGGCATGCGCCACCGCTCGCTGCCGCTGGAGGGGGTGCAGTTCCACCCCGAGTCCGTGCTGACCGAGGGCGGGCACCGGCTGCTCGCCACCTGGCTGGCTTCGGCCGGGCACCCGGTCGATCCCCAGCTGGTCGACGAGCTGGAGCGTGCCACCCAGGTGTTGCAGAAGGCCGCCGCTGCGTGA
- a CDS encoding ATP-binding cassette domain-containing protein: MTAPLLRLAGVGKRYGGGELVLDGVDLAVPAGRVIGILGANGSGKSTLLRIMAGISRASVGVVEGSPSIGYLPDRFPGGQRLGARAYLRHMARIRGLVDLSTIDPLLERLSLVGGSDAQLRTLSKGNAQKVGLAQAVLPRPDLLILDEPWSGLDVSTHAVLGELVGQARARGASVVFTDHRPDVVREYADDVHRIERGRLTPVALTASPATRIVLSGPSGDWAVEPGVRHVVADGAQVVLTVDATSADALLLRALSGGWSVREVAPCSP, from the coding sequence ATGACGGCCCCGCTGCTCCGGCTCGCAGGAGTCGGCAAGCGGTACGGCGGCGGCGAGCTGGTGCTCGACGGCGTCGACCTGGCCGTGCCCGCGGGCCGGGTGATCGGGATCCTCGGCGCGAACGGCTCGGGCAAGTCCACCCTGCTGCGGATCATGGCGGGGATCTCGCGCGCGAGCGTCGGCGTCGTCGAGGGCAGCCCGTCCATCGGCTACCTGCCGGACCGGTTCCCGGGCGGCCAGCGGCTCGGCGCGCGGGCGTACCTGCGGCATATGGCGCGGATTCGCGGTCTGGTCGATTTATCGACAATCGACCCGCTGCTGGAACGGTTGTCGCTGGTCGGCGGCTCGGACGCGCAGCTGCGCACGCTGTCGAAAGGCAACGCGCAGAAGGTCGGCCTCGCGCAGGCGGTGCTGCCACGGCCGGACCTGCTGATCCTCGACGAGCCGTGGTCCGGGCTCGACGTCAGCACCCACGCGGTGCTGGGCGAGCTGGTGGGCCAGGCGCGGGCGCGCGGCGCGAGCGTGGTGTTCACCGATCACCGGCCGGACGTGGTGCGCGAGTACGCCGACGACGTGCACCGGATCGAGCGCGGCCGGCTCACCCCGGTGGCGCTGACTGCCTCGCCGGCGACGCGGATCGTGCTGTCCGGGCCGAGCGGTGACTGGGCCGTCGAGCCCGGGGTGCGCCACGTCGTCGCGGACGGGGCGCAGGTCGTGCTGACCGTGGACGCGACCAGCGCCGACGCCCTGCTGCTGCGGGCGTTGTCGGGCGGCTGGTCGGTGCGGGAGGTGGCGCCGTGCTCGCCGTGA
- the pknB gene encoding Stk1 family PASTA domain-containing Ser/Thr kinase has translation MSTPRLLSNRYELGDTLGYGGMSEVHHGHDVRLGREVAIKVLRADLARDPQFQERFRREAQNAAALNHPAIVAVYDTGEASTDVGALPYIVMEYVEGRTLRDIVKTEGPMSQKRAMEVMADVCAALDFSHRHGIVHRDVKPANVMITKNGAVKVMDFGIARAMHDGQSAMTQTAAVIGTAQYLSPEQARGEAVDARSDVYAAGCVLYELITGEPPFTGDSPVAVAYQHVREDPKPPSSVNPAVTPELDAVVLKALAKGPANRYQSAAEMRSDLVRTLSGQRPSAPMVMSEDERTQVMNTDRRQPQRYDEYAEEPDEDPRAKRRRRTIFAVVATLLVVGVILLILWLSTDLFKSTAKTATIPPVVGQTVSAAKAQLSDLGFTTYAAAVQVQCGVAAQPGQLSCTDEQVDHVLAIDPTAGANVATSTEIKLTIGVKPGNTQVPDLKGLTADQAKAALEKAQLTLGSTNTQAVTDPNDVDKVVLQTPTANSSTAIGTAVSITIGTQQPQKAVPNVVGQSFDSAKATLQNAGFKVTRQDQDSTAPKDQVVNQQPNGGNLPPGATVTLMVSKGVQQIQMPNLKGQTEDQATQTLQNLGWHGSIQTQSVHSGTADPNTVVKTTPTTGTTIAADQTIVLFVQEDSGSPSTGPSTGGGGIFPPAGN, from the coding sequence ATGAGCACACCCAGACTGCTCTCCAATAGGTACGAGCTGGGCGACACGCTCGGCTACGGAGGTATGTCCGAGGTCCATCACGGACACGACGTGCGTCTGGGCCGGGAAGTGGCGATCAAGGTCCTGCGCGCGGACCTGGCTCGCGACCCGCAGTTCCAGGAACGGTTCCGCCGCGAGGCGCAGAACGCGGCCGCGCTGAACCACCCGGCGATCGTCGCCGTGTACGACACCGGCGAGGCCAGCACCGATGTCGGGGCCCTGCCCTACATCGTGATGGAGTACGTCGAGGGCCGGACGCTGCGCGACATCGTCAAGACCGAGGGCCCGATGTCGCAGAAGCGGGCGATGGAGGTCATGGCCGACGTCTGCGCCGCGCTGGACTTCTCCCACCGCCACGGCATCGTCCACCGCGACGTCAAGCCGGCGAACGTGATGATCACGAAGAACGGCGCCGTCAAGGTGATGGACTTCGGCATCGCGCGCGCCATGCACGACGGCCAGTCGGCCATGACGCAGACGGCGGCCGTGATCGGCACCGCGCAGTACCTCTCCCCGGAGCAGGCGCGCGGCGAAGCGGTGGACGCGCGTTCGGACGTGTACGCGGCCGGCTGCGTGCTGTACGAGCTGATCACCGGCGAGCCGCCGTTCACCGGCGACTCCCCGGTCGCGGTGGCGTACCAGCACGTGCGGGAAGACCCGAAGCCGCCGTCGTCGGTCAACCCGGCGGTGACGCCCGAGCTGGACGCCGTGGTGCTGAAGGCGCTGGCCAAGGGCCCGGCCAACCGGTACCAGTCGGCCGCCGAGATGCGCTCCGACCTCGTGCGCACGCTCTCGGGCCAGCGCCCGTCCGCGCCGATGGTGATGTCCGAGGACGAGCGCACCCAGGTGATGAACACCGACCGGCGCCAGCCCCAGCGCTACGACGAGTACGCCGAGGAGCCGGACGAGGACCCGCGCGCCAAGCGCCGTCGCCGCACGATCTTCGCGGTGGTCGCGACGCTGCTCGTGGTGGGCGTGATCCTGCTGATCCTCTGGCTGTCCACCGACCTGTTCAAGAGCACCGCCAAAACGGCCACCATCCCGCCGGTGGTGGGCCAGACGGTGAGCGCGGCGAAGGCCCAGCTCAGCGACCTGGGCTTCACGACGTACGCGGCGGCGGTCCAGGTCCAGTGCGGGGTCGCGGCGCAGCCCGGCCAGCTCAGCTGCACCGACGAACAGGTCGACCACGTCCTCGCGATCGACCCGACGGCCGGCGCCAACGTGGCGACCAGCACGGAGATCAAGCTGACGATCGGCGTCAAGCCCGGGAACACGCAGGTGCCGGATCTGAAGGGCCTGACCGCGGACCAGGCCAAGGCGGCGCTCGAGAAGGCCCAGCTGACGCTGGGGAGCACCAACACGCAGGCCGTCACCGACCCGAACGACGTCGACAAGGTGGTGCTGCAGACGCCGACCGCGAACTCGTCGACCGCGATCGGCACCGCGGTCTCGATCACGATCGGCACGCAACAGCCGCAGAAGGCGGTGCCGAACGTGGTCGGCCAGTCCTTCGACTCTGCGAAGGCCACGCTGCAGAACGCCGGCTTCAAGGTCACGCGGCAGGACCAGGACTCGACCGCGCCGAAGGACCAGGTCGTCAACCAGCAGCCCAACGGCGGCAACCTGCCGCCGGGCGCCACGGTCACCCTGATGGTGTCGAAGGGCGTGCAGCAGATCCAGATGCCGAACCTGAAGGGCCAGACCGAGGACCAGGCCACGCAGACGCTGCAGAACCTGGGCTGGCACGGCAGCATCCAGACCCAGTCGGTCCACTCCGGCACCGCCGACCCGAACACGGTGGTCAAGACGACCCCGACGACCGGGACGACGATCGCCGCCGACCAGACGATCGTGCTGTTCGTCCAGGAGGACAGCGGCAGCCCGAGCACCGGCCCGAGTACCGGCGGCGGCGGGATCTTCCCGCCTGCCGGTAACTGA
- a CDS encoding effector-associated constant component EACC1, with translation MTAGIAAITVGGTGDELQQLASWLRTEDELKDRVRLSERSVAADGDVVVVLLSSRSVSTLCRSLFGWVRRRRGDQRVWLKVKRSGAVEELDLDCGTGSDADAVLASVRGFLDQP, from the coding sequence GTGACGGCTGGGATCGCCGCGATCACCGTGGGCGGAACAGGGGACGAGCTGCAACAGCTGGCGTCCTGGCTGCGGACCGAGGACGAGCTGAAGGATCGCGTGAGGCTGTCCGAACGGTCCGTCGCGGCCGACGGTGACGTCGTGGTGGTGCTGCTGAGCAGCCGTTCCGTGTCGACGCTCTGCCGGTCCCTGTTCGGTTGGGTGCGCCGGCGGCGCGGAGACCAGCGGGTCTGGCTCAAGGTGAAACGCTCCGGCGCCGTCGAGGAGCTCGACCTCGACTGCGGCACCGGCAGCGACGCCGACGCGGTGCTCGCCAGCGTCCGCGGATTCCTCGATCAGCCTTAG